One genomic region from Caloenas nicobarica isolate bCalNic1 chromosome 22, bCalNic1.hap1, whole genome shotgun sequence encodes:
- the C22H1orf159 gene encoding uncharacterized protein C1orf159 homolog produces the protein MEMLCVLLLTRLVAEVASKSTESLVSETECCVDMLDSNSSCPVTNQCSPGCYRRWNEDGSSSCIKCKNETLPVSSVYNLTECRSTGVRGMNFQMNISTVTPFVQDVGGPEVAASLILGTFFISLFLILSVAFFFYLKRANKLPNIFYRRNKASVLQPSETASMIPPPASSVRKPRYVRRERSLVTSASAAMIPPSETRVSNV, from the exons ATGGAGATGCTGTGTGTCCTTCTCTTAACTAGACTGGTGGCAGAAGTTGCCAGCAAATCTACTGAAAGTTTG GTTTCAGAAACAGAATGCTGTGTGGATATGTTGGATTCCAACAGTTCCTGTCCAGTAACCAACCAGTGCAGTCCAG GTTGTTACAGGCGATGGAATGAGGATGGTAGTAGCAGCTGcattaaatgcaaaaatgaaacCCTTCCTGTTTCATCTGTTTACAACCTGACTGAATGCAGAAGCA CTGGGGTCAGAGGAATGAATTTCCAAATGAACATAAGCACCGTAACTCCTTTCGTGCAGGACGTAG GGGGCCCAGAAGTGGCAGCCTCTCTCATCTTAGGGACATTTTTCATCAGTTTATTCCTAATTCtgtctgttgcttttttcttctacctCAAACGTGCCAATAAACTTCCTAATATTTTctacagaagaaacaaag cATCTGTTCTCCAGCCTAGTGAAACA GCATCCATGATACCTCCCCCAGCTTCTTCAG TTCGGAAGCCACGATATGTCAGACGGGAACGGTCACTCGTGACGTCTGCATCTGCTGCTATGATCCCTCCTTCCGAAACCAGGGTCAGCAACGTTTAA